The Halarchaeum grantii genome contains the following window.
GGAACGTCTTCCGGAAGCCCGCACCGGAATCGGTGCGTTCGGCGCCGGCGTGCGCGCTCCGCGCGGCACCGTACGCGAAGTAGCAGAGGAGCACCCCGCCTGCGACCTTCATCGCTGCCTGGAGCGTGGGCGCGTGCTGGAGGAACGCGACGACGCCGCCGTACGCGAGGCCGAAGAACACGGCGTCCGCCGCCATCGCGCCGAGGCCCGCGCGGAAGCCGGCTTTCCACCCGCGAACGACCGTCTCGTTCGCGATGAGGGCGTTCATCGGACCGGGTGGCGCGGCGAGCGAGAGGCCGAGCGCCACGCCGGCGAGCAGAGAGAGAAGCGCCATACCCGCGTGTAGGTGCCAGATTGCGAAAACGCCTGCGTTCGCGTG
Protein-coding sequences here:
- a CDS encoding LysE family translocator — translated: MALLSLLAGVALGLSLAAPPGPMNALIANETVVRGWKAGFRAGLGAMAADAVFFGLAYGGVVAFLQHAPTLQAAMKVAGGVLLCYFAYGAARSAHAGAERTDSGAGFRKTFLAALTNPMQVVWWLTAGVALLDPGTVEAFGYALTVSNGALTIVGFFGGILIWITGFPATLRAAGEKVASLERVVGYASAVVLVAFGVLFVAGSLPVLL